One segment of Drosophila mauritiana strain mau12 chromosome 3R, ASM438214v1, whole genome shotgun sequence DNA contains the following:
- the LOC117143690 gene encoding putative mediator of RNA polymerase II transcription subunit 12 isoform X1: MANVNLMPLIAAATTILTIVSGATASTASSTETAKNHPSYHNMGSLFENRWLPMDQPMQHHPNHRYGLAKIARGNAGERRAFSSGHSSGSRQGLANVLNGLTNLSGLGHISNGYGSVAPTHTEALALGSTKQEIPIYEEHNEDAAAVAAVAAAGAHDFGSGNGQSGGGLENNQEHSPIYNYPGDAHNGGFLPAYGSAGSGPEQDYAQWSSSTPEEQQPEQQQAAHPYAYDKISMGNFLPPYSGYDDQQGQLYHQQLQHQQQQQQQHLQQLQQQQQQLYHQQQQQQHQQEQEQHSSYFGHHEPSISGSASSSASSASSGSGADDFEEHPDAGQEQSSNYLSEASGHGQGHTHHSHHVDIINYVPVKHVKKQHVPVEKEVKIPISHAVIIPVRKPVPIHIPITKNVQVPIEKELKVPVERLIPVPVEKHIPVPVEKHVPYHVVKYVPIKVPKPFPVKVPVFKTVLHKVKSWW; this comes from the exons ATGGCGAACGTTAATTTG ATGCCGCTGATTGCAGCAGCCACCACCATACTGACAATTGTCAGTGGGGCCACCGCCAGCACCGCATCCTCGACAGAGACGGCCAAGAACCACCCATCGTATCACAATATGGGGTCTTTGTTCGAGAATCGATGGCTGCCAATGGATCAGCCGATGCAGCATCATCCCAATCATCGGTATGGCTTGGCCAAAATCGCACGGGGAAATGCGGGTGAAAGGAGGGCCTTTAGCAGCGGCCATTCCTCAGGCTCCCGGCAAGGATTGGCCAACGTGCTCAACGGGCTAACAAATCTCTCGGGCCTGGGACACATTTCCAATGGGTACGGCTCGGTGGCGCCCACCCATACGGAGGCACTGGCCCTGGGCTCCACCAAACAGGAGATACCGATTTACGAGGAGCACAATGAAGATGCCGCCGCGGTGGCTGCCGTTGCAGCAGCTGGAGCCCATGATTTCGGCTCGGGAAATGGACAATCTGGCGGTGGATTGGAGAACAATCAAGAACATTCGCCGATTTACAATTATCCCGGTGACGCACATAATGGTGGATTTTTGCCAGCCTACGGTTCAGCTGGATCTGGTCCCGAGCAGGACTACGCACAGTGGTCATCATCGACgccggaggagcagcagccggAACAGCAGCAGGCAGCTCATCCCTATGCGTACGATAAAATTTCAATGGGGAATTTCCTGCCGCCGTACTCTGGATATGATGACCAGCAGGGGCAGCTTTACCACCAGCAGTtgcaacaccaacagcagcagcaacaacagcatctgcagcagctgcagcagcaacagcagcaactgtaccaccaacagcagcagcagcagcatcagcaggagcaggaacagCACTCTTCGTATTTTGGCCATCATGAACCATCCATTTCTGGATCGGCTTCATCATCGGCTTCATCTGCCTCGAGCGGATCTGGTGCTGATGACTTTGAGGAGCATCCCGATGCTGGGCAGGAGCAGAGCTCCAACTACTTGTCGGAGGCAAGTGGTCATGGCCAGGGACACACCCATCACTCGCATCATGTGGATATCATTAACTATGTGCCGGTGAAGCATGTGAAGAAGCAGCACGTGCCGGTGGAGAAGGAGGTGAAGATACCCATCTCGCATGCGGTCATCATACCGGTTCGTAAGCCAGTGCCCATCCACATACCGATCACCAAGAACGTTCAGGTGCCGATAGAGAAGGAACTGAAGGTTCCGGTGGAGCGCCTGATCCCTGTGCCCGTGGAGAAACACATCCCAGTGCCGGTGGAGAAGCATGTGCCCTATCATGTGGTCAAATATGTGCCCATCAAGGTGCCCAAGCCGTTTCCCGTGAAGGTGCCCGTCTTCAAAACAGTGCTGCACAAGGTCAAGAGCTGGTGGTAG
- the LOC117143690 gene encoding putative mediator of RNA polymerase II transcription subunit 12 isoform X2: MANVNLQMPLIAAATTILTIVSGATASTASSTETAKNHPSYHNMGSLFENRWLPMDQPMQHHPNHRYGLAKIARGNAGERRAFSSGHSSGSRQGLANVLNGLTNLSGLGHISNGYGSVAPTHTEALALGSTKQEIPIYEEHNEDAAAVAAVAAAGAHDFGSGNGQSGGGLENNQEHSPIYNYPGDAHNGGFLPAYGSAGSGPEQDYAQWSSSTPEEQQPEQQQAAHPYAYDKISMGNFLPPYSGYDDQQGQLYHQQLQHQQQQQQQHLQQLQQQQQQLYHQQQQQQHQQEQEQHSSYFGHHEPSISGSASSSASSASSGSGADDFEEHPDAGQEQSSNYLSEASGHGQGHTHHSHHVDIINYVPVKHVKKQHVPVEKEVKIPISHAVIIPVRKPVPIHIPITKNVQVPIEKELKVPVERLIPVPVEKHIPVPVEKHVPYHVVKYVPIKVPKPFPVKVPVFKTVLHKVKSWW, encoded by the exons ATGGCGAACGTTAATTTG CAGATGCCGCTGATTGCAGCAGCCACCACCATACTGACAATTGTCAGTGGGGCCACCGCCAGCACCGCATCCTCGACAGAGACGGCCAAGAACCACCCATCGTATCACAATATGGGGTCTTTGTTCGAGAATCGATGGCTGCCAATGGATCAGCCGATGCAGCATCATCCCAATCATCGGTATGGCTTGGCCAAAATCGCACGGGGAAATGCGGGTGAAAGGAGGGCCTTTAGCAGCGGCCATTCCTCAGGCTCCCGGCAAGGATTGGCCAACGTGCTCAACGGGCTAACAAATCTCTCGGGCCTGGGACACATTTCCAATGGGTACGGCTCGGTGGCGCCCACCCATACGGAGGCACTGGCCCTGGGCTCCACCAAACAGGAGATACCGATTTACGAGGAGCACAATGAAGATGCCGCCGCGGTGGCTGCCGTTGCAGCAGCTGGAGCCCATGATTTCGGCTCGGGAAATGGACAATCTGGCGGTGGATTGGAGAACAATCAAGAACATTCGCCGATTTACAATTATCCCGGTGACGCACATAATGGTGGATTTTTGCCAGCCTACGGTTCAGCTGGATCTGGTCCCGAGCAGGACTACGCACAGTGGTCATCATCGACgccggaggagcagcagccggAACAGCAGCAGGCAGCTCATCCCTATGCGTACGATAAAATTTCAATGGGGAATTTCCTGCCGCCGTACTCTGGATATGATGACCAGCAGGGGCAGCTTTACCACCAGCAGTtgcaacaccaacagcagcagcaacaacagcatctgcagcagctgcagcagcaacagcagcaactgtaccaccaacagcagcagcagcagcatcagcaggagcaggaacagCACTCTTCGTATTTTGGCCATCATGAACCATCCATTTCTGGATCGGCTTCATCATCGGCTTCATCTGCCTCGAGCGGATCTGGTGCTGATGACTTTGAGGAGCATCCCGATGCTGGGCAGGAGCAGAGCTCCAACTACTTGTCGGAGGCAAGTGGTCATGGCCAGGGACACACCCATCACTCGCATCATGTGGATATCATTAACTATGTGCCGGTGAAGCATGTGAAGAAGCAGCACGTGCCGGTGGAGAAGGAGGTGAAGATACCCATCTCGCATGCGGTCATCATACCGGTTCGTAAGCCAGTGCCCATCCACATACCGATCACCAAGAACGTTCAGGTGCCGATAGAGAAGGAACTGAAGGTTCCGGTGGAGCGCCTGATCCCTGTGCCCGTGGAGAAACACATCCCAGTGCCGGTGGAGAAGCATGTGCCCTATCATGTGGTCAAATATGTGCCCATCAAGGTGCCCAAGCCGTTTCCCGTGAAGGTGCCCGTCTTCAAAACAGTGCTGCACAAGGTCAAGAGCTGGTGGTAG